One Pseudomonas sp. FP1742 genomic window carries:
- a CDS encoding excalibur calcium-binding domain-containing protein, with translation MKLILVVLIMGLLAWKLSPELQPWLEAKLPHPKVTPTVTTAPKPVSAPFKCDGRKYCSQMTSCAEAKNFLQNCPGMKMDGDNDGVPCESQWCQ, from the coding sequence ATGAAGCTGATTTTGGTCGTGCTTATCATGGGGTTGTTGGCCTGGAAGCTTTCCCCTGAGTTACAACCCTGGCTTGAAGCCAAGCTACCGCATCCGAAAGTAACCCCTACAGTCACGACTGCACCGAAGCCTGTTTCGGCGCCATTCAAATGTGACGGACGCAAATACTGCTCGCAGATGACCTCGTGCGCAGAGGCCAAAAACTTTCTGCAAAATTGTCCGGGAATGAAAATGGACGGCGATAACGATGGCGTGCCTTGTGAGTCGCAGTGGTGCCAGTGA
- a CDS encoding SOS response-associated peptidase family protein: protein MCGRLSQYRGIHDFVAALSMPNALVNNAGDQPFELYNAAPTTQLALFHQEGDVLHADKVRWGWRPHWSEEHPMPINARVEKVSHGPFFKAIWPHRAIVPIDNWFEWVYEGGPKKQPYLIRRKDRAPILCAAIGQYPRYEHQPDEHDGFVIITADSKGGMVDVHDRQPVTLNPELAREWLDPATPKERAEQIVLLQGEPTETFEWFKVDQAVGNVHNDGPGLIEPI, encoded by the coding sequence ATGTGCGGACGACTTTCGCAGTACCGAGGCATTCACGACTTCGTCGCGGCGCTGAGCATGCCCAACGCCCTGGTCAACAACGCCGGTGATCAGCCATTCGAGCTTTACAACGCCGCGCCGACGACTCAACTCGCCCTCTTCCACCAGGAAGGCGACGTGTTGCACGCCGACAAGGTTCGCTGGGGCTGGCGGCCACACTGGTCTGAGGAGCATCCGATGCCGATCAATGCCAGGGTCGAGAAAGTCAGCCACGGTCCGTTCTTCAAAGCGATATGGCCGCACCGGGCAATTGTCCCCATCGATAACTGGTTTGAATGGGTTTACGAGGGCGGCCCGAAGAAGCAGCCCTACCTCATCCGCCGCAAGGATCGCGCGCCAATTCTGTGCGCGGCGATTGGTCAGTATCCAAGGTACGAACATCAGCCGGACGAACATGACGGCTTCGTGATCATCACCGCTGACAGCAAGGGTGGCATGGTGGATGTTCATGATCGGCAGCCGGTGACGCTGAACCCCGAACTGGCCCGGGAATGGCTGGACCCGGCCACGCCGAAAGAGCGCGCCGAACAGATAGTGCTGTTGCAGGGCGAGCCGACCGAGACATTCGAGTGGTTCAAGGTTGATCAAGCCGTGGGCAATGTGCACAACGATGGCCCTGGACTGATCGAACCTATCTGA
- the lpxO gene encoding lipid A hydroxylase LpxO, whose amino-acid sequence MKLIIAAIYVISIAYVHLRGKVRHKLGRQLSDHSTFLAPINCFLYMFSKIPNRAYLNPADFPDLSPLQAHWEEIRAEGQNLLKAGAIKRSDQYDDVGFNSFFKSGWKRFYLKWYGDSHPSAAKLCPRTTELVQGIGSIKAAMFAELPPGSKLVRHRDPYAGSYRYHLGLETPNDAGCYINVDGESYHWRDGEAVMFDETFIHYAENTTQQNRIILFCDVERPMKYRWATAFNRWFSRTVMAAAGAPNDAGDKIGGINRLFAKIYKVRLRGKALKKRNRTRYYLEKWAIFGGLLAIFVLI is encoded by the coding sequence GTGAAACTCATTATTGCTGCTATCTATGTTATCTCCATCGCGTATGTGCATTTGCGCGGCAAGGTGCGCCACAAACTTGGCCGCCAACTAAGCGACCACTCGACGTTTCTGGCGCCGATCAATTGCTTCCTTTATATGTTCTCGAAGATCCCCAACCGGGCCTATCTCAATCCGGCGGACTTTCCCGACCTGAGTCCCTTGCAGGCTCATTGGGAAGAGATTCGTGCTGAAGGCCAGAACCTGCTCAAGGCCGGGGCGATCAAACGCTCGGATCAGTACGACGACGTCGGTTTCAACTCGTTTTTCAAAAGTGGCTGGAAGCGCTTCTACCTCAAGTGGTACGGCGACAGTCACCCCTCGGCTGCAAAACTCTGCCCGCGCACTACTGAGCTGGTGCAAGGCATCGGTTCGATCAAGGCGGCGATGTTCGCCGAACTACCGCCAGGTTCCAAACTGGTCCGGCACCGCGATCCCTATGCCGGCTCGTACCGTTATCACTTGGGGCTGGAAACGCCGAACGATGCCGGTTGCTACATCAATGTCGATGGCGAGAGTTATCACTGGCGCGACGGCGAGGCGGTGATGTTCGATGAAACCTTCATTCATTACGCCGAAAACACCACCCAGCAAAACCGCATCATCCTGTTCTGCGATGTCGAACGGCCGATGAAGTATCGCTGGGCGACGGCGTTCAACCGTTGGTTCAGCCGCACGGTGATGGCGGCGGCGGGCGCGCCGAACGATGCGGGTGACAAAATCGGCGGTATCAACCGTTTGTTCGCCAAGATCTACAAGGTTCGCCTGCGCGGCAAAGCGCTCAAGAAGCGTAACCGCACCCGTTACTACCTGGAGAAGTGGGCGATTTTTGGCGGGTTGCTGGCGATTTTCGTTTTGATCTGA
- a CDS encoding Ku protein, with protein MARAIWKGAISFGLVHIPVALVSATSSHGVDFDWLDKRSMEPVGYKRINKVTGKEITQENIVKGVQYEKGRYVVLSEEEIRSAHPLSTQTIDIFAFVDSEQIPLQNIDTPYYLAPDKRGGKVYALLRETLNKTGKVALARVVLHTRQHLAALMPLESALVLVMLRWPAEVRSLDQLELGSEVTKPDLAKGELEMAKRLVEDMSADWTPEEYRDSFEDKIMALVEQKANEGKIEIVETATGEEERRTADVIDLTELLKRSLGARSAGKTAAKAKTGTDKKATKHSRG; from the coding sequence ATGGCACGGGCAATCTGGAAAGGCGCAATCAGTTTCGGTCTGGTGCATATCCCCGTGGCGCTGGTTTCGGCAACGTCTTCCCACGGGGTGGATTTCGACTGGCTCGACAAACGCAGCATGGAGCCGGTGGGCTACAAGCGCATCAACAAGGTCACCGGCAAGGAAATCACCCAGGAAAATATCGTCAAAGGCGTCCAGTACGAAAAGGGGCGTTACGTGGTGCTCAGCGAAGAAGAAATTCGCTCGGCGCACCCGCTGTCGACCCAAACCATCGACATTTTTGCCTTTGTCGACAGCGAGCAGATCCCCCTGCAAAACATCGACACACCCTATTACCTGGCGCCGGACAAACGCGGAGGCAAGGTCTATGCGCTGTTGCGCGAAACGCTCAACAAAACGGGCAAGGTCGCCCTCGCCCGCGTTGTGCTGCATACCCGTCAGCACCTGGCGGCTCTCATGCCGCTGGAATCAGCCTTGGTTCTGGTGATGCTGCGCTGGCCGGCCGAAGTGCGCAGCCTGGATCAACTGGAGCTTGGTAGTGAAGTGACCAAGCCGGATCTGGCCAAGGGCGAGCTGGAGATGGCGAAACGGCTGGTGGAGGACATGAGCGCCGACTGGACGCCCGAGGAATACCGCGACAGTTTCGAAGACAAGATCATGGCGCTGGTTGAGCAGAAGGCGAATGAAGGCAAGATCGAAATCGTCGAAACCGCTACCGGTGAGGAGGAGCGCAGGACGGCGGATGTCATCGATCTGACCGAACTGCTCAAACGCAGCCTCGGTGCCAGGAGTGCCGGTAAAACGGCAGCAAAGGCCAAAACGGGCACAGACAAAAAAGCCACGAAGCATTCTCGTGGCTGA
- a CDS encoding PQQ-dependent sugar dehydrogenase has protein sequence MLRKTLLATLCAGVLITSAPVFAAPAQELKSEEGTLEVTPIVKGLEHPWALAFLPGRQGMLVTERPGNLRVVSVDGKLSSPLSGVPQVWAKGQGGLLDVALSPDFKQDRMVYLSYAEGGGEDGKAGTAVGRGRLSEDLTAIKGFNVIFRQEPKLSVGNHFGSRLVFDREGYLFITLGENNDRPTAQDLDKLQGKIVRIYPDGKVPKDNPFVGQKGVRPEIWSYGHRNPQGAALNPWSGTLWENEHGPRGGDEVNIIERSKNYGWPLATHGINYSGLPIPEAKGETVEGTVGPHHVWEKSPGLSGMAFYDSDRFKPWQHNVFIGALVGQELIRLQFDGDKVVHEERLLGELNKRIRDVRQGPDGYLYVLTDEDDGALYKVGLKQPL, from the coding sequence ATGTTGCGTAAAACCCTCCTGGCAACACTCTGTGCCGGCGTACTGATCACCAGCGCGCCCGTGTTTGCGGCGCCTGCCCAGGAACTGAAAAGTGAGGAGGGCACCCTTGAGGTCACGCCGATCGTTAAAGGTCTGGAGCATCCCTGGGCGCTGGCGTTTCTGCCCGGTCGCCAAGGGATGCTGGTGACCGAACGGCCCGGCAACCTGCGGGTGGTCAGTGTCGACGGCAAACTCTCGAGCCCGCTCAGTGGCGTGCCTCAGGTCTGGGCCAAGGGGCAGGGCGGGTTGCTCGATGTGGCGTTGTCGCCCGACTTCAAGCAAGACCGCATGGTTTATCTGTCTTATGCCGAAGGGGGCGGTGAAGACGGCAAGGCCGGTACGGCGGTCGGTCGCGGGCGGTTGTCCGAAGACCTGACGGCCATCAAGGGCTTCAATGTGATCTTCCGTCAGGAGCCCAAGCTTTCGGTTGGCAATCATTTCGGCTCGCGGCTGGTGTTCGACCGTGAGGGTTATCTGTTCATCACCCTGGGTGAGAACAACGATCGACCCACGGCGCAGGACCTCGACAAGCTGCAAGGCAAGATCGTGCGGATCTATCCGGACGGCAAGGTGCCGAAGGACAACCCCTTCGTCGGGCAAAAAGGCGTGCGCCCGGAAATTTGGTCCTACGGCCATCGCAACCCGCAAGGCGCGGCGCTCAATCCCTGGAGCGGCACACTCTGGGAAAACGAGCACGGCCCCCGGGGCGGTGACGAGGTCAACATCATCGAACGTAGCAAGAACTACGGCTGGCCGCTGGCAACCCACGGCATCAACTATTCCGGCCTGCCGATTCCGGAAGCCAAGGGCGAGACGGTCGAGGGCACTGTGGGCCCGCACCACGTCTGGGAAAAGTCCCCTGGCCTCAGCGGCATGGCCTTCTACGACAGCGACCGTTTCAAGCCCTGGCAGCACAACGTGTTTATCGGCGCGCTGGTGGGCCAGGAGCTGATCCGCCTGCAGTTCGACGGCGACAAGGTTGTTCACGAAGAGCGGCTGTTGGGTGAGCTGAACAAACGGATTCGCGATGTGCGACAGGGGCCGGATGGTTATCTGTATGTACTGACCGATGAAGACGATGGTGCGTTGTATAAGGTTGGGTTGAAGCAGCCTTTGTAG
- a CDS encoding RimK family protein, which yields MIIVERKEDWASYFPSEDIVTAQEYLEQTRNNEQGKRVQVINLCRSYKYLGHGYYCSLLAEARGHKVIPSVRTISELTRKSLYGLALDDLDKTLEKALSHHVYSDTEGFTLTLYFGQTSIEPLQELARQLFEVFPCPILLVEFRRTNGWHIEGVKFGTLHKLREDQEDQFANALDSFSRKIWRLPRSRRLARYDLAILHDPQEALPPSNPKALDNFVRVGKMLGIDVELIERKDYARIAEYDGLLIRETTSVDNHTYRFAKKAESEGLVVMDDPASILRCTNKVYLTDLLKSHQLGMPATEILYKERPEDFERVGERLGFPLVLKIPDGCFSRGVIKVESQQALLKATAELFEHSVLLLAQEFFYTEYDWRIGVLNRKPIFACQYFMSKGHWQIYNHKAKGQDINGECRTLAVHEAPRAVVELAVKTANLIGDGLYGVDLKQSGNKVVVIEVNDNPNIDAGIEDAYLQDDLYTLVLEEFVRRLELKRRGQAW from the coding sequence ATGATAATCGTCGAACGCAAGGAAGACTGGGCCTCCTACTTTCCCAGTGAAGACATCGTCACCGCCCAGGAATACCTCGAACAGACCCGCAACAACGAGCAGGGCAAACGGGTTCAGGTGATCAACCTGTGCCGCAGTTACAAGTACCTCGGGCACGGCTATTACTGCTCGCTGCTGGCCGAAGCACGGGGGCACAAGGTGATTCCGTCGGTGCGGACCATCAGCGAACTGACCCGAAAGTCCCTGTATGGCCTGGCCTTGGACGATCTGGATAAAACCCTGGAAAAAGCCTTAAGTCATCATGTTTACAGCGACACCGAAGGTTTCACCTTGACCCTGTACTTCGGCCAGACCTCCATCGAGCCATTACAGGAATTGGCTCGACAGTTATTCGAGGTTTTCCCTTGTCCGATATTGTTAGTTGAATTTCGCCGAACTAACGGTTGGCACATCGAAGGTGTAAAGTTTGGCACCCTGCATAAGTTGCGTGAAGATCAGGAAGATCAGTTTGCAAACGCGCTGGATAGTTTCAGTCGCAAGATCTGGCGCCTGCCACGCTCTCGGCGCTTGGCCCGTTATGACTTGGCCATTCTGCACGACCCGCAAGAAGCATTGCCGCCCTCCAACCCCAAGGCTCTGGACAACTTTGTCAGGGTCGGCAAGATGCTGGGCATCGACGTTGAGCTGATCGAACGCAAGGACTACGCCCGAATCGCCGAATACGACGGGCTGCTGATACGCGAGACGACAAGTGTCGACAATCACACCTACCGTTTCGCGAAAAAAGCCGAGAGTGAAGGCCTGGTGGTGATGGACGATCCTGCGTCGATCCTGCGCTGCACCAACAAGGTTTACCTGACTGACTTGCTCAAGAGCCATCAACTGGGCATGCCGGCCACTGAAATCCTCTATAAGGAGCGACCGGAAGACTTTGAGCGGGTAGGCGAGCGACTCGGGTTTCCTTTGGTGTTGAAAATCCCCGACGGCTGTTTCTCAAGGGGCGTCATCAAGGTCGAAAGCCAGCAAGCCTTGCTCAAGGCCACCGCCGAACTGTTCGAACACTCGGTGTTGCTGCTGGCCCAGGAGTTCTTCTACACCGAGTACGACTGGCGCATTGGCGTGCTCAACCGCAAACCAATTTTTGCCTGCCAGTACTTTATGTCCAAGGGCCACTGGCAGATCTACAACCACAAGGCCAAAGGCCAGGACATCAACGGCGAATGCCGTACCCTGGCGGTTCACGAAGCGCCGCGAGCGGTGGTTGAACTGGCGGTGAAAACCGCGAATCTCATTGGCGACGGGCTCTATGGCGTCGACCTCAAACAGTCCGGCAACAAAGTGGTGGTGATCGAAGTCAACGACAACCCGAACATCGACGCCGGCATCGAAGACGCGTACCTGCAGGACGATCTGTACACGTTGGTGCTGGAAGAGTTCGTCCGGCGGCTGGAGCTTAAACGTCGTGGTCAGGCTTGGTGA
- the eco gene encoding serine protease inhibitor ecotin translates to MGTLSFNTTAGLIVVLLSSAAQAATLEDVAPYPKPESGFTRQVIHLAPQKQEDGYQVEILAGKTLTVDCNRQRLGGMLEEKNLEGWGYPFYRLEKVTGPMSTLMACPDGKSKKDFVPVVGDGFRLRYNSKLPIVLYVPKDVEVRYRIWSASSHVEKAVQE, encoded by the coding sequence ATGGGTACTTTGTCCTTTAACACGACCGCCGGGCTGATAGTTGTCCTTCTGTCGTCCGCAGCCCAGGCTGCGACACTCGAAGACGTCGCACCGTATCCCAAGCCGGAGAGCGGATTTACCCGCCAGGTCATTCACCTCGCCCCGCAAAAACAGGAAGACGGCTATCAGGTGGAGATCCTGGCCGGCAAGACCCTGACCGTCGACTGCAACCGTCAGCGCCTGGGCGGGATGCTTGAGGAAAAGAACCTCGAAGGCTGGGGCTACCCGTTTTACCGGCTGGAAAAAGTCACCGGCCCGATGAGCACATTGATGGCCTGCCCTGACGGCAAGAGCAAGAAGGACTTCGTGCCGGTGGTCGGTGACGGTTTCCGGCTGCGTTACAACAGCAAACTGCCGATCGTGCTCTATGTGCCCAAAGACGTCGAAGTGCGCTACCGGATCTGGTCGGCGTCGAGCCACGTCGAGAAAGCAGTTCAGGAATAA
- a CDS encoding DUF1652 domain-containing protein has protein sequence MFLSALELRNIVESSFLPKRCQCTLSPDLSMTVKVYSDNETDHLDLCVTGIDAHHLNGCREINNLIAGLRTDLEHKTHSQMFSPKSKAH, from the coding sequence ATGTTTCTTTCTGCCTTGGAACTACGCAATATCGTTGAAAGCAGTTTTCTCCCGAAACGCTGCCAATGCACGCTGTCGCCAGACCTGTCGATGACCGTCAAGGTGTATTCGGACAACGAGACTGATCATCTCGACCTATGCGTCACTGGCATAGACGCCCATCACCTCAACGGTTGTCGGGAGATCAATAATCTGATCGCCGGGTTACGCACCGACCTTGAGCACAAAACCCATAGCCAAATGTTCAGCCCAAAGTCAAAAGCCCATTAA
- a CDS encoding DUF2790 domain-containing protein, with protein sequence MNLRALLITTALTCTAFAGFAQANDTSSSQAVPYHYGMPLHVGKVVSMTEPSTLDCQVVTADMKYIDSTSGKPEEITYRKLSDACSYQG encoded by the coding sequence ATGAACTTGCGTGCATTACTGATCACCACTGCCCTCACCTGCACCGCGTTCGCAGGTTTCGCTCAGGCCAACGACACGTCGTCCTCTCAGGCCGTGCCTTATCACTACGGCATGCCGCTGCATGTGGGCAAGGTCGTTTCCATGACCGAACCGTCGACGCTGGACTGCCAAGTGGTCACGGCGGACATGAAATACATCGATAGCACTTCGGGTAAACCGGAGGAAATTACCTATCGAAAACTTTCTGACGCGTGCAGTTATCAGGGCTGA
- a CDS encoding DUF3396 domain-containing protein, protein MNALEKLDQQAPDLAFELPDGKPVVRLGLILTLYFKQGYTSETKENVLECFRRFYEEYQSNLKCMVYGRHQKLTPAHFEKAQHAISKSGGNEEFSFFLGSAPDETEADEYSLAAMNSFEIHGDKLRSYIKLVMPWSLLKEPGGRLRFQEWVVYLCDQVKAAHGYGGLSSILPYDYHSYIPTEYQLAQQYCGLEVDSMPHASSIELLDVIKGVNWFTVLGKEFVDHLGGESSLRHAFSGRGDIEVLTYSNGLIIRAGEYPELGKLEDGPPPSYVAVNKVIKPIRIQNPDQLHPYSPYGDGFEEDSTARWYARFDQEDTQSNTSARLEAGQPCSVAGYWFSPAQANSRRYFNQGEILPSFSGSNWGDTLWYWSGEK, encoded by the coding sequence ATGAACGCATTGGAAAAGCTGGACCAACAAGCACCCGACCTTGCTTTCGAACTGCCGGACGGGAAGCCCGTCGTGAGGCTAGGTCTGATCCTCACGCTATATTTCAAACAAGGCTACACAAGCGAGACCAAAGAAAACGTCCTGGAGTGTTTCCGCCGTTTTTACGAGGAGTATCAGTCCAACCTCAAATGCATGGTCTACGGCCGCCATCAAAAGTTGACCCCTGCCCATTTCGAAAAAGCTCAACATGCCATTTCAAAGAGCGGTGGCAACGAAGAGTTCAGCTTTTTTCTGGGCAGTGCCCCAGATGAAACAGAAGCAGACGAATACTCCCTTGCTGCAATGAATTCGTTTGAAATCCACGGCGACAAACTCCGCTCTTACATCAAGCTTGTGATGCCCTGGAGCCTTCTAAAAGAGCCTGGCGGTCGTTTACGGTTTCAGGAATGGGTCGTCTATTTGTGTGACCAGGTCAAGGCGGCGCACGGATACGGCGGTTTATCGAGCATCTTGCCTTATGACTACCACAGCTATATCCCCACCGAGTATCAACTGGCTCAGCAGTATTGTGGGCTAGAAGTCGACTCCATGCCCCATGCCTCGTCAATCGAACTCCTGGATGTCATCAAGGGGGTCAACTGGTTCACCGTTTTAGGCAAGGAGTTTGTGGATCATCTGGGCGGTGAATCGTCGCTTCGCCATGCGTTCAGCGGGCGCGGCGATATTGAGGTATTGACCTACAGCAATGGTCTTATCATTCGAGCGGGTGAGTATCCGGAGCTCGGAAAGCTGGAGGATGGCCCTCCTCCGTCTTACGTAGCAGTGAATAAGGTGATCAAACCGATCCGCATTCAAAACCCTGATCAATTGCATCCATATTCACCCTATGGAGACGGCTTCGAAGAGGACAGTACTGCTCGCTGGTATGCGCGGTTCGACCAGGAAGATACTCAGTCAAACACTTCCGCACGCCTCGAAGCCGGTCAGCCATGCAGTGTGGCGGGTTATTGGTTCAGTCCCGCTCAAGCGAACTCCCGACGCTACTTCAATCAAGGTGAAATCCTACCGAGTTTCAGTGGCTCCAATTGGGGTGATACGCTTTGGTACTGGTCGGGAGAGAAGTAA
- a CDS encoding VRR-NUC domain-containing protein, with the protein MAVMQPPQTPQGCTNTSIEGTIKQAPLPNPDNKPYLMEKANYASRFPKLSIKKAKDGGVTALELKQLVMSGLIRADEYRWNFLWDYKAEVCFDMASLPPKPFLSSSWFGEDEKPDPLRRHTLFPFPKGSVKGLLRRPDVIIVKSRSIRWPGQAGADHQGVAHPDNLERLVEVKFPGDKLYPDQERAYLLIAGGRRRFSVLEINDCRDDGDRERDRQYNREHKPTGEFNPQQWPTLLPPPRNPDEPPRPAPVPVPAYGPASTPRPAHLESWTQQVQSAVDSLLEQGARGIRQLSQEVQQHLEDAATWLGVKGEWVRRESQKAWEWISETGAQVIRWTDEQLRAIWKEVQRYTDITLDVLREIDWVQVLIDVGIVVATVVVAIAVGAAVVAAGIPASIVAGLLVIIRLAQVSWALLVTILGGTAVTATATAG; encoded by the coding sequence ATGGCAGTCATGCAACCACCTCAAACGCCGCAGGGCTGCACTAATACCAGCATTGAAGGCACGATCAAACAGGCTCCACTGCCCAACCCGGACAACAAGCCTTACTTGATGGAAAAAGCGAATTACGCTTCGCGGTTTCCGAAGTTGTCTATCAAGAAGGCAAAGGACGGTGGTGTCACAGCTCTGGAGCTCAAACAACTTGTCATGAGTGGGTTGATCCGAGCAGACGAATATCGCTGGAATTTTCTCTGGGACTATAAAGCAGAAGTCTGCTTTGACATGGCATCCCTTCCACCCAAACCATTTCTCAGCTCCTCGTGGTTCGGCGAAGATGAGAAACCCGATCCATTGCGACGCCATACTTTATTTCCGTTTCCCAAAGGTTCGGTCAAAGGATTGCTGCGGCGCCCCGATGTCATCATTGTAAAGAGCCGCAGTATCCGTTGGCCGGGACAGGCAGGTGCGGATCATCAGGGCGTTGCTCACCCCGATAATCTGGAACGGTTGGTAGAGGTGAAGTTTCCCGGGGACAAACTTTACCCCGATCAGGAACGGGCTTATTTGCTGATAGCGGGTGGACGCCGTCGATTTTCGGTTCTTGAAATCAACGACTGTCGCGATGATGGTGATCGCGAACGAGACCGGCAATACAACAGAGAGCACAAGCCAACGGGTGAATTCAATCCTCAACAATGGCCGACACTGTTACCTCCCCCTCGAAATCCGGATGAGCCCCCCAGACCTGCACCTGTTCCAGTCCCAGCCTACGGGCCAGCGTCAACACCGAGACCTGCTCATCTGGAAAGCTGGACCCAACAGGTTCAATCCGCGGTTGATAGTCTGTTGGAACAGGGCGCTCGAGGCATCAGGCAACTGTCCCAAGAAGTCCAACAGCATCTGGAAGATGCTGCGACTTGGTTGGGAGTCAAAGGTGAGTGGGTCCGTCGTGAGTCGCAAAAAGCATGGGAATGGATAAGTGAGACCGGTGCGCAGGTAATTCGCTGGACGGATGAGCAGTTACGGGCCATCTGGAAAGAGGTGCAACGATATACAGATATTACCTTGGACGTTCTGCGCGAAATTGACTGGGTACAGGTGTTGATTGACGTGGGTATCGTCGTCGCAACCGTGGTTGTGGCTATTGCAGTGGGTGCGGCAGTTGTCGCCGCAGGCATCCCAGCCAGCATCGTGGCTGGTCTGCTGGTCATTATTCGTTTGGCCCAAGTTTCCTGGGCCTTGCTGGTCACAATTTTGGGTGGCACGGCAGTCACCGCCACGGCCACTGCCGGCTAA